A window of Chloracidobacterium sp. N contains these coding sequences:
- a CDS encoding class I adenylate-forming enzyme family protein gives MPTGDELRRLAQQLREGTAPVLEAPAIGSWLQSWARQQPTATALVAYDAEGQRTALSYAELWEAVQVGVAALRAHGIAPGDRVATLAHNDGETVVAYLAIWALGACVAPVNMTEDAGRRRFIVEHAEARLLLALDDYLSEAHELARQIPAVRAVLELQGGRWRAGFASAGNVEPDCTPEREALIVYTSGTTGAPKGVVLTQANLLLDAQALRDWNGVTRQDGLMCVLPIHHVNGIVVTLLTPLVAGARAVLNHRFSPATFWPRLVAEQVRIVSVVPTLLAFLLERRQHFLPEARAFLSHVICGAGPLTVELARQFEDTFGIRVLHGYGLSETTCYSTMLPLDLPPDEHRHWMQTLGFPSIGVALPVCNVAIHDATGQPLPPGVRGEIVVCGPTVMVGYFKRPEANADTFAHGWFRTGDEGFYERDAQGRAFFFITGRIKELIIRGGVNLSPFEIDAVLSHIPGVKCGLAVGFENRWYGEEVGAYVVLEEGVQLDAETILRAARERLPFHKSPKVVVFGTDIPVTSTGKYQRNKLKAYFEPWRDAQFTA, from the coding sequence ATGCCAACCGGAGATGAACTGCGCCGCCTGGCGCAGCAGCTACGCGAAGGAACTGCGCCGGTGCTTGAAGCGCCTGCGATTGGAAGCTGGCTACAGTCCTGGGCCCGTCAGCAACCGACGGCAACGGCGCTGGTTGCCTACGATGCTGAAGGGCAACGTACGGCGCTGAGCTACGCGGAGTTGTGGGAAGCCGTCCAGGTAGGCGTCGCCGCATTGCGGGCGCACGGTATTGCGCCGGGCGACCGGGTGGCCACGCTGGCCCACAATGACGGTGAAACCGTTGTGGCGTATCTCGCCATCTGGGCGCTTGGCGCATGTGTGGCGCCGGTCAACATGACCGAAGACGCCGGGCGCCGGCGCTTCATTGTCGAACACGCCGAAGCCCGGCTGCTGCTCGCGCTGGATGATTACCTGTCCGAAGCCCACGAACTGGCGCGTCAAATTCCGGCGGTGCGGGCTGTCCTCGAACTTCAGGGCGGACGGTGGCGGGCCGGCTTTGCCAGCGCTGGCAATGTGGAGCCGGATTGCACCCCGGAGCGCGAAGCCCTGATTGTCTATACCTCCGGCACGACCGGCGCGCCAAAGGGGGTGGTGCTCACGCAGGCCAACCTGCTGCTCGATGCCCAGGCGCTGCGCGACTGGAACGGCGTCACCCGGCAGGATGGGCTGATGTGCGTTCTGCCCATCCACCACGTCAACGGCATTGTGGTCACGCTGCTGACGCCGCTGGTTGCCGGTGCGCGGGCGGTCCTCAATCACCGGTTTTCGCCGGCGACCTTCTGGCCGCGCCTTGTGGCGGAGCAGGTACGCATTGTGAGCGTCGTTCCGACACTGCTTGCCTTCTTGCTGGAGCGTCGCCAGCACTTCCTGCCGGAAGCCAGGGCGTTTCTTTCACACGTCATCTGCGGGGCCGGGCCGCTGACCGTCGAACTGGCACGCCAGTTTGAAGACACCTTTGGCATCCGGGTGCTCCACGGGTACGGGCTGAGTGAAACAACCTGCTACTCGACGATGCTGCCGCTGGACCTACCGCCGGACGAACACCGGCACTGGATGCAGACCTTGGGCTTTCCTTCCATCGGGGTGGCCCTGCCGGTCTGCAACGTGGCCATTCACGACGCCACGGGGCAGCCCCTGCCGCCGGGCGTCCGGGGGGAAATCGTCGTGTGCGGGCCGACCGTCATGGTCGGGTATTTCAAGCGCCCGGAAGCGAATGCTGATACCTTTGCCCACGGCTGGTTTCGGACGGGCGACGAGGGCTTCTACGAGCGCGATGCCCAGGGGCGCGCCTTTTTCTTCATCACCGGACGCATCAAGGAACTCATCATCCGGGGTGGAGTGAACCTGTCGCCTTTTGAGATTGACGCCGTGCTTTCCCACATTCCCGGTGTGAAATGCGGGCTGGCCGTCGGCTTTGAAAACCGCTGGTATGGCGAGGAAGTAGGGGCTTATGTCGTTTTGGAGGAAGGCGTCCAGCTTGACGCTGAAACCATCCTGCGGGCGGCGCGGGAGCGGCTGCCCTTCCACAAGTCGCCCAAAGTCGTCGTGTTTGGCACGGACATCCCCGTGACTTCCACGGGCAAATACCAGCGCAACAAACTGAAGGCTTACTTTGAACCGTGGCGTGACGCCCAGTTCACCGCATAG
- a CDS encoding DUF5522 domain-containing protein → MALIEGDDYYLENGCYVFTARYLLARGRCCGSGCRHCPYRDQPASRQPQRELSTPAHDQPAYAVNWASRHGSK, encoded by the coding sequence ATGGCGCTCATCGAAGGCGACGACTACTACCTTGAAAACGGCTGCTACGTCTTTACGGCGCGGTATCTTCTGGCCCGTGGGCGCTGCTGTGGTTCGGGCTGCCGTCACTGCCCCTACCGCGACCAGCCGGCGTCCCGGCAGCCGCAGCGGGAACTGTCCACGCCCGCCCACGATCAGCCGGCCTATGCGGTGAACTGGGCGTCACGCCACGGTTCAAAGTAA